The sequence below is a genomic window from Lolium perenne isolate Kyuss_39 chromosome 4, Kyuss_2.0, whole genome shotgun sequence.
tacgtgtcgccaaataacaactttggcgacaagagcaaaagaaacagaaagaaaaacaaataggcatgcaactagacctccggccttgatgagctaggagtcgaagctggtttgatcccgagatatgccaagattttcttcgtgttgggctttgctgCCTTAATCAGTGACCTCCATTTCGATTGCTCTatttgatcggtgtcgccaactttcgtccaatcaacagtctgttggctgtcagcaaccagggcaacagtgctttcgacagcaatcttcatgttttcttaacgcttcttcagtccaaggtcttccgatgaattgaagctcttggcaagggtaaggaaagtcgggggctcctctttcttcgggaagaagtaggggaacagcgccgacaatcctgcattagcatttgccacgccttcacgaatttcggacccatgaagctccagataagaaagtgcatcaaggagagggtcattgacgggattctccagatcaaaatcttggtttgtttggtctgccacaggaaacaaaacatcggtcaacaacaagaaacagcggttctcataaaaatagaagggatcaataatattactgtgagtgcgtcgactttgtgatttcaggcgcttgaggatcccctgttcacgagaagcttgtgcagctttatgctcgtttaaggcagattcagcatcctcaagtcttttctgcagttcctcgacactagcagcttttgctttggcttcatcagcctcggttttggcttcgctagcaacaagttcggctttcttgcgagccgcctcactttgctcaagtttttgagcaagtgcgtcggcacgtttgttggcctctgcaagtttctctgtcgagataaaaataaaaagaagaaagatcaaaaatcgcgacaaacaacaggagcaaaaagtcaagaaaaaacggcaagtataaaaattgttaccttcggttctgctcgcatactcacggtacccaatgaattgggatccgatgcggagaagctctttgatcatgggctatcaaagaagaacacagcaagagaaacatcggcatgaaaaaaagagtgaaggcgtgaaaaatcaaaatagaggaaatatagatatcgacaaacttacatcgtctaagagcagagtcgaagagctgcccaattgaggggcaggttcaacaatcgtttcaatccttgtcctttttggtgaaggagcaagggggcttgctggcggagttgtggtgacgacgtttcgttgaggaggcgaggattcttctccttcaactagcgtgtctgaggcaagtacagtatgtgacgtgcttgtccgaggagccacgtcaacagttggtacttcttcctcgtcatcactgttgattaaacatcgacagtataaaaagcaagacaagataaacatttcgagtacagaagtaaggagaaataaaaatgacttacgagctgacgagggattcaatataagggtcataagctgccttcggatgagaaggaacaactttttcggctttagaagtgccagaaccctcggcgtcattccttttccttttgttccttggggaaacagcaggaggaagggattgcgtcgactcgctggcatcagattcaacttctttttcatgggaagccgcagatttgtgagaacctgcgacttcactttcaggaagagaagaaccttggttgtcttcggcaacgatagcctgttcttcgacttctccatcctcaggaagaggaggaagggaagccatagtaggatggttctgcaggaaaatagtGACAACAGAAAAattaatgagatgcagggaaagttcggaacaagacaaaaaattcgagaagacaaaatacctcagggagaggattggcagagctgtatggttccacgcggcaggaggagggaataggatccttcttggccaagcgggaaattcttcgaatcagcttctccaagtcctttgcagaaagatcactggagagtctattggcgtcgttttcaccagaatacgtccaaaggggatttttgcgagcctgaagaggctgcactctaatcctaaggaagtaggcagtgatttgaacaccagacagttctttgcctcgagtattttgaagctgatgaatacgagacataagtgcttctgtcgcctttttctcttcttcggaagcttcagcatcccaggagcggcggcgctgaattttggcacttccgtcgaaagggactatgttgtgttccacagagttggcactttcttcgtgtatgtagagccaccttttgcgccacccttggacagaatcaggaaatttgacgtcgaagtaatcaacgtcagttcggacacagataacaacgccgcctatgttataagtggcgttgtgggagccattgcggcggaggcagaaaatgcgtttccacagagcccagttaggagggattccaaggaagcattcgcacagcgtgataaaaatggaaatatggaggatggaattgggggtcaactggtgcagctgaatcccataaacaaaaagaaggccgcggaggaaatcgtgaattggggcagaaaggccgcggatgaggtgatcaacgaaactaacccggtactccattggagggtttgggtagctttcttcgctgggaaagcggatggcgtcctctttcttcatcaggccaagcctcttcagcgtgttgacgtcttggttggagattttagatctctcccactcaaggtcttcagcggccatcttggactctggagtgttgtggcgagtgagtcgcgtgcgcggtggcatcaatggcaCTGGGAAAGCACTGTTCGTGCggaagatcaaagagagttgggcgcaggggaagtttttgcaaagaggaacagatgtgcggcgcaagcgaaggagtgaacggaggttgaagaaaggtttatataagaatcgggcgaagcaatgcaccgttggatgaagaaatcgtgtggtgaaaaaagatcttctagataaaagggtaaaaaggtatttttactgagataggcgttaccgtacgtgcgccaggaaaagcggaggacgtgtgtcccccacttgcacgacgtgtcaacgtggtggaagcaatggacccacaaggcagaaaaatcacgactattaacagagatgaagtaaatttgattaagggaagcatgccgacaagaaaaataaaagaagattggcgacaggagaagttattaaatacttcgggagcctttgatcaaatacaagtttttgcccaaatgctcgggggctacttcgacaaaaagtaaaatttcgagtatggcagtatagaaattgcgggagcctacaaccaagcacaagtccttggctgtagcctcgggggctactcccatcgggagcgctgttcgcgcacccgagagatgaaaaaaagatcatattgggaaataatgacaatatagcgacaaggtggactaaaatgttgagcctacaaccaagcacaagttcttggctgtagcctcgggggctactcccatcgggaacgctgttcgcgtgcccgatgaaataaaaaaaaaaaaaaaaaagatagaaaagcaagagagtatatttcgagttataattaactctacatatactcccatcgggagagcaatataagtcatatttgactcgataaaatgtgccattccaacagccggaaaagcactcgacaatatattctcagaacgccaaagttgcgatcaatttctgaatgccgcaaatttgcgaaggtaagaccccagatccgttctgctgggcgtggcatcgccgaagactgcgctctgctacttttatccgtatcaatagatacgaagaaaaatcctaacggacgcgttaggtactcgataaatttgactgggactcgacagaatggtaagaccttaagcggcacctgtcgaagtttacaccagtatcccgagatcatgtccagggacgtgatcttgaagtaggtttttgcggattgccactagagcagttaactagtacctgatccgtcagatgaactagccccaactaccagtatccctgtacaatatagaattttatgtgaagaaatataaaaaagttaaagctctcgaataaaaataaacagtggagattttccctgactctatgattcaagcaaaatctcgggggctactgacataggcatcccaaatgggcctgccgaagatagtactcggggtttactgaaggcccaatacccgaagaataagaagattcgggagcccaagatatattaaggaaagttagagttgtaataggaagtgttatttgtaaatctggcgggatgagttagaaaccgtcccggactctgtaacttgtacaaaacgaaaccctcggctccgcctcctatataaagggggagtcgagggacgaagagggaatcgaatcattgttacaaaccctagttttcataatcgtcgagtacttttcggctgaaaccttcgagatctacttgccctctacttctaactaaaccctagcctacaatccataggcattgacaagttgataccttgtcagtcaGGGCGTCGAAGTCCCAAAGGATGGGACCGAGCGTCCGCAGAAAGTCGACGCCAAGGATGAAGTCGaagcagcccaagtcgatgccgGCGCACGTGATGACGAAGTGTTCGTCGCCGATGGTGAGGGGTACGTGCTGGGCCACCCCATGGCAGTGAAGGCGATCACCGTTGGCCACGGTCACGCGGAGGTTATCCCCACCCGTCGGCTGTAGTGCGAGGCGGCGCATAGTGGCGGCGGGGAGAAAGTTATGCGTAGACCCCGTGTCCAGCAGCGCCACCAGTGGCTCGCCCTGGATAGTGACCGGTAGCAGCATCTTCCGCTCATGGCGGATGCCGGCGAGCGCGTGTAGAGAGACGACGAAGGCCGTGGCAGCCGCGTCGGTCGGCTCGGCCGTCTCGGACGCGGAGGCAACCGTCCAGGTCATCGGGTCGCCCTCCTCCACGTCGACTGTCTCCAGGTAGAAGAGGCGGGGGCACACGTGGCCGGGCGTATATGGGTCGTCGCAGTTGAAGCAGAGCCCAAGGCGGCGGCGTTCGAGCTGCTCTGCCGGGGTGAGACGGCAGAACATGCGCGTAGCCGTGGGGGCGGGCCCGGTCGGTCCAGGTGGGGCGGGGGAGGAGGCTGGGCGGCGCGGGTGCCGCGGGGCAGGGGCGCTTGCTGAACCGCCTGGGCGCGACGCTCATAGGCGCGCGCGTAGTGCATCGCCGTCTGGAGGTCCTGCGGGGCCTGGAGCTCGACATCCACGCGGATGTGGTCTGGAAGGCCGCCAATGAAGAGCTCGGCGCGCTGTTGGCCCGTCACGCCGGGCGCATGGCATGCGAGGGCCTGGAAGCGGTCGGCGAAGTCCTGCACCGTGGTGGTGAACGCCAAACGCCCAAGTTCCGCCAAGCAGCTGCCGCGGATCGGGGGGCCGAAGCGGAGGAGGCAGAGCTCCCAGAACCGGTCCCATGGGGGCATGCCACCCTCGTCCTGCTCTAGGGAGTAGTACCACGTCTGGGCGGCGCCGCGGACGTGGTACGAGGCGAGCCACGTCCTGTCCGAAGCAAGGGTACGCTATCCCCGGAAGAACTGCTCGCACTGGTTGAGCCAGTTGAGGGGGTCCTCGACGCCGTCATACGTGGCGAAGTCCAGCTTGGCGTAGCGTGGGGGAGCGAGGCCGGCGGCGCCCTGGGCGGGGTACTCCGCGCGACCAGCGGAGGGCTCCGCGAAGCGCGAGTGCGTCGGGTCCGGGAAGGACGGGCGCGGAGGGTCCCCGGCGGCCGTGTAGACGGGGGAAGGCGCCGGTGCGGCCGAGTAGACGAGAGGGGGCTCCGTCGCGGTCACCCACGCCGGGAGCCGGGAGGGTGACGGCGGGAACTGTACCCGCCGGATGGGCACGCCCTGGGGCAGCGAGGCGGGGCCCGCGCTGGGGCCGGCTGCCACGGCGCCcacggcggcggaggcggtggaGGCGACGAGGCCGAGGGCGGAACGAGGCACGCCCTGGGCGGTGGGGCTGCCGGCGCTGCCGGGtaggcggcgagcggcggcgggggTGGCGAGGTCATCCCCTGCGTGCCGATCAAGTAAAGGCGGATGCCCTGGACGGCGGTGGCGAGGTCGCGGATGGCCGTCGAGAGCTCCTGCTGCGAGAGAAGGGGAGCGGCGTCGGCGGCATCCGCCAGGGGCGCCGCGTCGCCCGTGGAGGGTGGCGGCAGgtgcgcggcggcggtggaggccggcggcgtctcggaggtggcggcggtggtggcggtgggctGGCCCGAAGACATGATCGAAACTGAGGTCTCTGATACCAAATTGGTAGAACCAGAGTATCTACCAGGCCTAGGGCGGAGGTTGTAGGGGAAGGAGGGGACGGCGTGCGTGCGGAGGCGAGGGTGCCGGCGGCAGGGCGCCGTCGCGCGGTTTGGGGAGAGGCGGCGCACACGGcagggaggcggctagggtttggggactcCGACTCCTGAGGGAGTCGGCAACAAAAGATTGTTTATTGCTTGCCTGATCTTGTCTATTACAACTTGTATTTATAAGAGAAACTGCGAAACCCTAATATGCtaattgggctaagcccctaactatGCCTGGCCGGCCGGGCTAGTGGGCCCCCTCCGGCGGTAGACCAGACCGGTCATAACAGTCTCTTTGCTAGACAATAGTAAGAACTGGCATAGGAGATAATGAACATAAATGTTTGTTTCACTTTGCTAGAAAATAATTACCAAGAGGAAACAAAAAGATAAAGGTGTTCAGTGAATAGAGAACATCTTGTCTAACAAAACAAGCTTAGGTGAGAAAGCTGGTTAGGTTAATGCGCTTGCAGTGGAATTTGACAACCAAGTATCTGAGGGTATTTTTTTCAGTCAAAGGTGAGTTAAAACATCAACTATCCAGAAAATCTGGAGGTTGATACAAATCCAAACACTACTTAATTTGGTAAAGTCAGGCCTTGTTTTCTCTTATATGGCCTTACTGTCAAGCTAAGCTCTTTCAACACGAGTTGGCCTAAATTTACAAAGTTTGAAAATAACTTATCATTCGTTCCAAAGttatcaattgcttgcttaagcaaAGAGCAATTTTCCCATAAGAAAAGGAAGTGAATTAATTTCTACAAACGCCATGGATAATGAATTACACTCATCTGTAATCCCTGCAGATTCAAACATATATATGGCATTTGTTGAATGAGTTACTTCTTCTGAAGTCTCATGGAGTCAATTCAGCCAAATGTTCAACTTTTCTAAGGAATTAGATGCCTCCTGTATAGTAGAAGAGGGGGCAATACAAGTTGCttataggagcatatgctcctaagTTCAAAAGTGCATATCTGGTGGATGCTTGGCTGTTTATTACGACAATGCTTCACATAACCACTAATAGGGAGATGGTAATCAGTTACAAAGATATTTTAAATAACAATGGTAAATAATTTGAATAACATTATAAGTAAGAATCGAATTATTCTGAAGAGCGTGATAAATGGAAAAACCAATTATATCAATCAATTCGTGAAAGCAGCATGTGATTTGCACAAACACAAAACAGTCCGTTAACAAATCACGAGCCCTGAAATATATAGCAAGAACCTCCCCAAACAGGAACGTACAACAAGATAAGGTACACTCATAAAAAAAACACGCGAGCAACCTAAATTCCAGTATATAAACCATGTCTGCTGCTGTAAAGTGGTGAGAATATCCCTGCCCAACTAGGTTTCTGCTAGAAAGAGCGCCATGCAAAACGTCAAACATTCACAACTTGATGGCACATGCCATCAACACTGCTTGAGTTAATTTATTTCTAGGTAAGTACTGCCTGCACCTGAGACAAGAGGTAAGCAACCAACACTGTGATGTTAAAGAACTCAGGAAATCTGAGAAGGGCTCGTTGTTTATTGCATGACACAGACAGTCACTAAGATGGATTGTGATGATGCTCTAGCGCGAAACAAAAGTATTTTATCTACCCCCCTCCCTGCATAGTCTATTGTATATATGTAGGTCGTAATTAATTACTGGCTGGCAGAGGGAGCATGCTTTTTATTAACTTGTTCATTATTCCATTACAAGAAGAAgatgtcaggatggctctgattatGTTGTCCAGCAAAGAACAAAGGCATAATCATAGTAGCCTCACTGGCTATCTTCTTCCTTGTGACTCTATCCTTAATATTTAAGTATGCAAACTGCTTATTTTTTATTTGGATGACAGCAAGTTTATTACATCACAAATCCCAATCAATTACCTCTTGACATGAACGAAAAGGCTGGTTTGATTGTTATTGGAACATCACATCATATATAAAGATAATTGGAAGAAAAAGTGAGACACAACATTATGCAGCATATGAAACAAAGAAGTAGGATGCATGCAGTAAAGTTCAAGTAATACAATCTTGTTGACGTAATAGGAGATACACATTACCTTTACAGCCCTCACAAGTTCCACGAGGGTCGAGGCCTTGAGGGGGATATATTGCGAACGGCAATTGTTTGTACAAACAGAAGAGCTCTATCCTCAGTTCCTACAATAATTGCAACACATATGTGAGTATGATTCATGTCCAGGAAGCTGATATGCATGGAGTTCATAATTGTGACAATTTCATAAGTATTAAAAATACAGAgctcaatttttttttaaaaaagataGCTGCAGTACACAGAATACATATTTCAATATAAAATAGTCTCTGATATTGGGAACTGGATAAGAAAAGCAGTATTGTTccacaaaagaattacaaaaccaatgcttgccttttttctaaCTGGTATTATGAAAATATTGATAATGAAAAATGAGTTATCTTTACATAACTTTAAGCATAATAATATCCATCCCCGAATTTTGTTAATAGTTTTGGAACAATACATCATGCACATTTTGCTACTTATACCAACCATATTTCCATATAAATACTTAGAAATATGTTTTAGTTATAAAATAATAATTAATTGTTGCTCTAGTGTGCCTTTATTGTCGTTCCATGCATACTCATAAAATTTCGACAAGAGGCGGATTAGACAGCGTGACACCGAACTGAACATTCGATGCATTACAGAGAGATATCACTCAACAAAATTATGATTTTATATTGTTCTTGCAAACTCAAGATATGATTAACCATGTTGAACATGCTTGTGCAGCCCACCCGTTGGTCTGAGTTTTCTTATGCTGACTTCATGGCTTCTCTGATAGTCTGATGGATTAATATAACTACCCGCTGGACTCTCATTGTTCTACCATGTGGTCAAGAAAATTGTGCCAATCAAGTTCTGAATGTGAAGAAATGGAACAAAAATGCACTCTCATGCGTCCTCACTCGATGTCACCAATTTCCTCTTTAGAGCACACGTTTTACAATTGCTGACATGCTAGAATAGGGCCATGAGCTACCATTTGCTCTTTCGGCAGAAGATGGGTAACCTTTTTGAGGATCTAAGATAGAAAGATGGCCCCTACCCGTGAAAAGATAAAAGGGGGAAACAATTGCACCTTAACTCAATAAAGATGTTCCCCAACATGTACCAATTGCTGATTCGcaatttgagttcaaatttttgGTTTTCCTGATTCTCAAAGTACTTTCGGCAATTTATTTAGAGCACAGAAGTAATGAGCATTTATGAAATATAACATAACAATGTAAACCTCCAAATATGGATACATATCCTGGTGCACCATATGGATACTGACAAGTTGTATTGCGGTGGTGTATTGATTGGATCAGGGGATTCAGAAAGGTACGTAGTTAGGCTCTACAAAAAATTCTTTTCAGCCGAATTGCAGGTGTTGTACTTATATAGTGAGACACTGAAACTTGAATCCGGTCAACTAAGTTAAAGAGCTAAAATAGTCTGCAAGGAAGGACATATAAACGTAATCTACACTTCAGTTCATCTCACGAGATGACTGAATATAGAACAAGCATTGCCAATCTACAAAAACAGGTACAGTTCAATCATTTGCTTCGGTGTAGCATCACGGTGTTGACTGAATAAGGAAAAACCCGAAGTTAGATTGCACTGCCCTAGTTGATAACTTCACGGTAGCCGAGTCACCCAAGCTATGAAATATTCATAAACAAGTAAGATGATGGTATTGTTATGGTCGGTCTGACCTATACACGTAGgaagcccactagtggctagttatgggcttagcccaagtaaattaggggcttagcccaagtaaattagggtttcgaggaggccgtcctcctatataaacacttgtatcccttcaagattaatcagacaacccgccgcaccaaccctagccgcctccttcttcctccgcgacggcgcccagccgccggcgccgagcttcccaacctctccgccctcacttccacccttacaacCTCCGCCCTAAACCCGGTAGAACCCTAGTCTCTACCACTTTGGTATCAGATTGCCTAGGTCTCATGGGTTCCAACAGCCCCCCGTCGACACCATCGCCGCcacgtccaccgccgccaccaacaTCACTTCCGCCGCCATGACCGGCGCCCACGCGCTGCAgggggccaccgccgccgccaacggaGACCAGGCCGCCGCCGTCCCCACGGGCCTCGACCTCCTGCCCGCTACTTTGGCGGACCTCGCCGACAGCCTCCGCGCCATCCGCTTCGAGCTCGCGGAGATCAGGGCCGGCCAGCACCCGCCGCCCCCACCGTCCGCcgttccgccgccgccccacCGACCGCAgttccgccaccgccgccaccggccGCCGCTACGCCGCCGCCCCACCGACCGCCGCTACGCCGCCGCCCCCACCGCCCGCCTCCGCTGCCAGCCGAGGGACGGCCCGCGTGGtggccgccgtcgccctcgccgttTCCCACGTGGACCGACGCGGCGCCCGTCTACACCCATCTCGCGCCGCGGACGACGGTCCAGCCGCCCGCCCATCGCCCTGGCGGTCCTGGCGGGTTTGCGGGGCCCTTCGCCGCAAGCACGTCCGTCAACCCAGGCCGCCAGGCGGACACCCCCGAGGTCCCGCCCGTGGCACCGCAGCCGCCCCGCTTCACGAAGCTGGAGCTCGCCACCTACGACGGCGCCACCGACCCCACAGGCCGGGCGAACCGGTGAGCAGTTTTTCGGGGCAGCGGACGCTCGGCACCGACCGCACATGGATCGCCTCCTATCACCTACGGGGCGCCGCGCAGACTTGGTACTACGCCCTCGAGCAGGACGAGGGCGGGATGCCGCCTTGGGAGCGTTTCCGCGACCTGTGCCTCCAGCGGTTTGGGCCGACCCTCCGTGGCAGCCGCCTCGCCGAGCTGGGACGCCTCGCCTTCACCACCACGGTCCAGGACTTCGCCGACCGCTTTCAGGCGCTCGCGTGCCATGCCCCGGGCGTCTCGGCACGCCAGCCCGCCGATCTCTTCGTCGGCGGCCTCCCCGACTACATCCGCGTCGACGTCGAGATGCGCGAGCCAGCGGACCTGCAGACGGCCATGTACTACGCACGAGCCTACGAGCAGCGCGCCCTCGCCATGCAGCAGGTCTACGCGCAGCGTGGCAGCGCTCGTCCCGCGCCCCGCCCCGCTCCGACGCCCACCGCCCCGCCACGCCCCGCACCGGCCGCTGCGCCCGCAGGCCCTCCTGCGCCAACTCGCCCCTTCAAACGGCTGACGGCTGCGGAGCAGCTTGAGCGGCGCCGCCAGGGGCTGTGCTTCAACTGCGATGAGAAGTACGCGTCGGGCCACACGTGCGCCCGCCTCTTCTACTTGGAGACCGTCGACGACGCCGACGTTGAGGCCCTCACCGCCGAGCTCGCGGCCGCCACCATCACTGAGGCCGGTGTCACGACCTACGCGCCAGTCGACGCGTCCGCCTTCGTCGTGTCTCTCCATGCTATGGCGGGCATCAAAACGGCAAAGACGATGCTGCTTCCGGTGACGATCAAGGGGGAGCGTCTCACTGCACTGGTGGACACGGGCTCCACGCACAACTTCCTGTCCAACACCGCCATGCGCTGCCTCGCTCTCCAGCCGGCGGGATCGGAGAAGTACAGCGTCACCGTCGCCAACGGGGATCGTCTTACGTGCCAGGGCGTGGCGCGACAGGTTCCCGTGCTCGTAGGCGACGAGCCGTTCTCCATCGACTGCGTcggcatcgacttgggctgctaCGACTTCATCCTCGGCCTCGACTTCCTGAGCACCTTAGGCCCCATCCTGTGGGACCTCGACGTGCTGTCCCTCATCTTCTGGCGCGAGGGCGGCCGCCGTGTTCACTGGACGGGCGTGGGCAGCACTGGCACATCCCCGCAGCTACACCTGATGGCCGCCGCGCTAGACGAGGCGCATCCGCTCCTAGCCGCCCTACTGCAGCAGCACGGCGACCTCTTCGACGAGCCGCAGGGCCTCCCTCCCTCGCGACCCTGTGACCACCGCATCCACCTGCTGCCGAACACGGCACCCGTAGCTGTGCGGCCGTACCGGTACCCCCAGCTGCAGAAGGACGAGCTCGAGCGCCAGGTGGCGGTCATGCTAGCACAGGGCATCATACGGATCTCGACGTCACCATTCTGCGCCCACGTGCTCCTGGTGCGCAAGACCGACGGCACGTGGCGTTTCTGCATCGACTTCCGCGCCCTCAACACCGTCACGTCCAAGGACAAGTTCCCCATCCCCGTCGTGGATGAGCTCCTGGATGAGCTGCATGGCGCGCGCTTTTTCACCAAGCTCGACTTGCGCTCGGGCTATCAtcaggtgcgcatgcacccggacgacatcgccaagacggcgttcCGCACTCACCATGGCCACTACGAGTTTTTGGTGATGCCGTTCGGCCTCTCCAATGCGCCGGCGACCTTCCAGGCTCTGATGAACGATGTGCTCAGCCCCTACTTACGCCGCTTTGTGcttgttttctttgatgatattttgat
It includes:
- the LOC127346816 gene encoding uncharacterized protein, which produces MAAEVMLVAAVDVAAMVSTGGWDDLATPAAARRLPGSAGSPTAQGVPRSALGLVASTASAAVGAVAAGPSAGPASLPQGVPIRRVQFPPSPSRLPAWVTATEPPLVYSAAPAPSPVYTAAGDPPRPSFPDPTHSRFAEPSAGRAEYPAQGAAGLAPPRYAKLDFATYDGVEDPLNWLNQTWLASYHVRGAAQTWYYSLEQDEGGMPPWDRFWELCLLRFGPPIRGSCLAELGRLAFTTTVQDFADRFQALACHAPGVTGQQRAELFIGGLPDHIRVDVELQAPQDLQTAMHYARAYERRAQAVQQAPLPRGTRAAQPPPPPHLDRPEQLERRRLGLCFNCDDPYTPGHVCPRLFYLETVDVEEGDPMTWTVASASETAEPTDAAATAFVVSLHALAGIRHERKMLLPVTIQGEPLVALLDTGSTHNFLPAATMRRLALQPTGGDNLRVTVANGDRLHCHGVAQHVPLTIGDEHFVITCAGIDLGCFDFILGVDFLRTLGPILWDFDALTDKGISPSGRHIRWEGLVGASPAPQLQLVSGADDAEHPLLTHLLQQHGAIFEEPQGLPPPRACDHRIHLLPGSEPVAVRPYRYPQLQKDELERQCALMLAAGIIRISTSPFSAPVLLVRKSDDTWRFCIDYRALNALTLKDKFPIPVVDELFDELHGARFFAKLDLRSGYHQVRMHPEDIAKTAFRTHHGHFEFVVLPFGLTNAPATFQALMNDVLRPYLRRFVLVFFDDILI